Proteins encoded within one genomic window of Bacillus sp. F19:
- a CDS encoding ParB/RepB/Spo0J family partition protein — MAKGLGKGINALFTNMEVSNDETLQEIKIKDLRPNPYQPRKTFLPGAIEELKESILQHGILQPIIVRKSIKGYEIVVGERRFRAAKAAGLHVVPAVIRELTEQQMMELALLENLQREDLSPIEEAGAYQALLDHLHITQEELARRLGKSRPHIANHLRLLSLPETIQTLISEGKISMGHGRTLLGLKKKDKLKALADKIMKEQLNVRQVELLVQQLNENVSRETKKKAGSQDIFIKERESYLREYFGTSVTIKQQKKKGKIEIEFFSKEDLERILELLEAEQSS; from the coding sequence ATGGCTAAAGGATTAGGTAAAGGAATCAATGCTTTGTTTACGAATATGGAAGTAAGCAATGACGAAACACTGCAGGAAATTAAAATTAAAGATCTGCGTCCAAATCCTTATCAGCCCCGCAAAACATTTTTGCCAGGAGCGATTGAAGAACTGAAAGAGTCCATCCTTCAGCATGGTATCCTTCAGCCAATCATTGTGCGCAAGAGTATTAAAGGCTATGAGATTGTCGTAGGCGAGCGCCGTTTCCGTGCAGCAAAAGCAGCGGGCCTTCATGTTGTGCCAGCTGTTATCAGAGAGCTAACAGAGCAGCAGATGATGGAGCTTGCGCTTCTTGAAAATCTGCAGCGCGAAGACTTATCTCCAATCGAAGAAGCGGGAGCTTACCAGGCTTTGCTTGATCACTTGCATATTACACAAGAAGAGCTTGCCAGACGTCTAGGGAAAAGCAGACCGCATATAGCGAATCATCTAAGGTTATTGTCTCTTCCTGAAACCATTCAAACACTTATTTCTGAAGGAAAGATTTCAATGGGTCATGGCAGAACACTGCTCGGGCTGAAGAAAAAAGATAAGCTAAAAGCCTTAGCGGACAAAATTATGAAAGAGCAGCTTAATGTCCGCCAAGTTGAGCTTCTTGTTCAGCAGCTAAACGAAAATGTTTCACGTGAAACGAAAAAGAAAGCTGGCAGTCAGGACATTTTCATTAAAGAAAGAGAATCCTACTTGCGTGAGTATTTTGGCACTTCTGTTACGATTAAGCAGCAGAAGAAAAAAGGGAAAATTGAAATTGAATTTTTTTCAAAAGAGGATCTGGAAAGAATTTTAGAGTTGCTTGAAGCTGAGCAATCATCTTAA
- a CDS encoding AAA family ATPase — MGKIIAIANQKGGVGKTTTSVNLGACLAYIGKRVLLVDVDPQGNATSGIGIEKADVEHCVYDILVDDVDVTEVIKPTAVENLDAIPATIQLAGAEIELVPTISREVRLKRALEKVKHNYDYMIIDCPPSLGLLTINALTASDAVLIPVQCEYYALEGLSQLLNTVRLVQKHLNTDLMIEGVLLTMLDARTNLGIQVIEEVKKYFRDKVYKTIIPRNIRLSEAPSHGQPIIIYDPRSRGADVYLELAKEVVVNG; from the coding sequence GTGGGGAAAATTATTGCCATTGCGAACCAGAAAGGCGGGGTCGGCAAAACGACAACTTCCGTTAATCTTGGTGCGTGCTTAGCATATATAGGAAAACGAGTTCTTCTCGTCGATGTTGACCCACAAGGAAATGCGACAAGTGGTATAGGAATAGAAAAAGCCGATGTTGAACATTGTGTTTATGATATTTTAGTTGATGATGTTGATGTAACAGAAGTCATTAAGCCAACTGCTGTCGAAAATTTGGATGCAATTCCGGCCACTATCCAGCTGGCAGGTGCCGAAATTGAACTTGTGCCAACCATTTCTAGAGAAGTCCGTCTGAAACGTGCGCTTGAAAAAGTAAAACATAATTATGACTATATGATTATTGACTGTCCTCCCTCTTTAGGATTACTGACAATTAATGCTTTAACAGCTTCAGATGCCGTGCTTATTCCAGTTCAATGCGAGTATTATGCACTTGAAGGATTGAGTCAGCTGCTGAATACTGTGCGATTAGTTCAAAAACATTTAAATACCGATTTAATGATAGAAGGCGTTCTTTTAACAATGCTTGATGCACGAACCAATTTAGGAATTCAGGTTATTGAAGAAGTCAAAAAATATTTTCGCGACAAAGTATATAAAACAATTATTCCCAGAAACATCCGTTTAAGCGAAGCACCAAGTCATGGACAGCCGATTATTATTTATGACCCGCGCTCAAGAGGCGCTGACGTATACTTAGAATTGGCAAAGGAAGTGGTTGTAAATGGCTAA